One stretch of Punica granatum isolate Tunisia-2019 chromosome 5, ASM765513v2, whole genome shotgun sequence DNA includes these proteins:
- the LOC116207500 gene encoding uncharacterized protein LOC116207500 isoform X1, protein MELARHSFTAINTRPPTLFSPSKALFKPTLSLPHPAESHSRRLALAQTLQSETLKILEWGFLCKQLSPFTSTSMGFRATEEAAIPIGETLGESVKLLDQTAAAVYAAESGPWDFSGIEDVTPIIEASARAEMLTVGEICRVQRMLVVARTMAEKLEAAAVADGGGADSSNSRYSPLLDILHECNYQSELANKIGFCIDCSLSIILDRASEDLEIIRSERKRNMEDLDFLLKEASNRVFRAGGIDKPLVTKRRARLCVGVRASHKYLLPEGIVLDVSGSGATYFMEPKEAVELNNMEVRLSNAERAEEMAILSLLTSEIAEARSQIKYLMQRFREIDLAFARAAYAREVNGRCPILSSCGSEHLDIEGMQHPLLLASQRRLLDEENGTSASRNHKGSLADFPVPIDIKVNRATRVVVISGPNTGGKTASMKTLGLASLMSKAGMYVPAKNLPRLPWFNLVLADIGDQQSLEQNLSTFSGHISRIRDILEVASMESLVLIDEIGSGTDPSEGVALSSSILNYLKDRVNLAIVTTHYADLTLLREKDARFENAAMEFSLETLKPTYRVLWGSTGDSNALNIAESIGFNLNIIERARQWVEKLKPEREQERRGLLYQSLMEEKNQLEAHKKKAKSLHDEIMDLHNEIQSEAEGIGTREKALMGKETRIVQQELKDVEKQINSVVVDFERQLSEVRYDEINSLIRKSESAIASILEAHQPTDSLYDNKPDYVSYTPKYGEQVLVKGLGNKLAKVVEAPGDDGTVLVQFGKVRVRVNNSDVRAIAGSRKSHATANSLQHLRRQASRSKEYQNLAETKDGEGLLFGPTVQTSKNTVDLRGMRVEEAALELDMAISSRGPHSVLFIIHGMGTGAVKERALEMLRNHPRVAKYEQESPLNYGCTVAYIRAIARVINRVLGSASIHRRSCLNKTKVHDDCRRAFGQSLAFKGDTVKRPICPFQIPRSKARDSRTLPSACCGTKTAISWGNIRTVPLAWSGNRFARFENSGRTIARIVCSGRTVRRTA, encoded by the exons ATGGAGCTCGCTCGCCATAGCTTCACCGCCATTAACACCCGACCTCCGACTCTCTTCTCTCCATCCAAAGCCCTCTTCAAGCCAACCCTCTCACTCCCCCACCCGGCCGAGTCACACTCCCGTCGGCTCGCCCTCGCCCAGACCCTCCAGTCGGAGACCCTGAAGATCCTCGAATGGGGCTTCCTCTGCAAGCAGCTCTCCCCATTCACGTCCACCTCCATGGGCTTTCGCGCCACGGAGGAAGCCGCCATTCCGATAGGAGAGACCCTCGGGGAGAGCGTCAAGCTACTGGACCAGACCGCTGCCGCTGTTTATGCAGCCGAGTCCGGGCCCTGGGACTTCTCCGGGATCGAGGACGTGACGCCGATCATCGAGGCTTCCGCCAGGGCGGAGATGCTTACTGTCGGAGAGATTTGTAGGGTGCAGAGGATGCTGGTGGTTGCCAGGACCATGGCAGAGAAGTTAGAGGCGGCGGCCGTGGCAGATGGCGGTGGTGCGGACTCTTCGAATAG CAGGTATTCTCCGCTTCTGGATATACTTCACGAATGCAACTACCAGTCGGAGTTGGCAAACAAGATAGGATTTTGTATAGATTGCAGTTTATCCATTATCCTCGATAGAGCTAGCGAAGATCTAGAGATTATTCGGTCGGAGAGGAAGAGAAACATGGAAGATTTAGACTTCCTGCTCAAGGAAGCGTCCAACCGGGTTTTTCGGGCAGGAGGAATTGACAAGCCCCTGGTAACGAAGCGGCGAGCTAGATTGTGTGTGGGAGTCAGGGCTTCACATAAGTATTTGCTTCCTGAAGGCATTGTTCTCGATGTTAGTGGTTCAGGTGCCACGTACTTTATGGAACCGAAAGAGGCTGTGGAGTTGAACAATATGGAAGTCAGGCTTTCTAATGCTGAAAGAGCCGAGGAAATGGCTATTCTGAGCTTGCTTACATCTGAAATAGCAGAAGCAAGGTCTCAGATAAAGTACTTGATGCAGAGATTTCGGGAAATTGATCTCGCTTTTGCTCGAGCTGCTTATGCTCGTGAAGTTAATGGCAGATGCCCGATTTTAAGCTCGTGCGGTTCCGAACACTTAGACATCGAGGGAATGCAACATCCACTCCTGCTTGCCTCTCAAAGGAGGTTGTTGGACGAAGAGAATGGTACATCGGCGAGTAGAAATCACAAAGGAAGCTTAGCTGATTTCCCTGTACCGATAGACATTAAAGTCAATCGTGCGACTCGGGTGGTTGTAATTTCAGGACCTAACACGGGAGGAAAGACCGCATCTATGAAAACTCTTGGGCTTGCTTCTCTCATGTCAAAAGCAGGCATGTATGTGCCTGCTAAGAACCTTCCCAGACTCCCGTGGTTTAATCTTGTTCTAGCTGACATCGGGGATCAACAG TCTTTGGAACAAAATCTATCAACATTTAGTGGGCATATATCTCGCATACGTGATATACTGGAAGTGGCCTCAATGGAATCTCTTGTCCTCATTGACGAGATTGGCAGCGGAACTGATCCTTCAGAAGGTGTGGCTCTTTCCTCGAGCATCTTGAATTATCTTAAAGATCGGGTTAATTTAGCCATAGTAACGACCCACTACGCGGACTTAACTCTTCTAAGGGAGAAGGATGCTCGATTCGAGAATGCCGCCATGGAGTTTTCACTAGAGACATTGAAGCCTACCTATAGGGTTCTCTGGGGAAGTACTGGCGATTCCAATGCACTAAACATTGCCGAGTCAATTGGTTTCAATCTCAACATCATTGAGAGAGCAAGACAGTGGGTGGAAAAGTTGAAGCCCGAAAGAGAGCAAGAGCGGAGAGGTTTGCTGTATCAGTCACTGATGGAGGAAAAAAACCAATTGGAAGCTCACAAAAAGAAAGCCAAGTCTCTTCATGACGAGATTATGGATCTTCATAATGAG ATCCAAAGTGAGGCAGAAGGTATTGGTACTCGGGAGAAAGCTTTAATGGGAAAGGAAACACGTATTGTTCAGCAAGAACTGAAGGATGTAGAGAAACAGATAAATTCTGTGGTAGTTGATTTTGAAAGGCAACTCAGCGAGGTAAGGTATGATGAGATTAATTCGCTCATCAGGAAGAGCGAATCAGCCATCGCCTCGATACTTGAAGCTCACCAGCCTACAGATTCCCTTTATGATAATAAGCCAGATTATGTCTCCTATACACCGAAGTATGGGGAGCAAGTCCTTGTAAAAGGACTTGGGAATAAGTTAGCTAAAGTTGTTGAAGCACCCGGAGATGACGGTACAGTCCTAGTCCAATTTGGCAAAGTGAGAGTCAGAGTGAACAATAGTGACGTTCGAGCGATTGCAGGCTCTAGAAAGAGTCATGCAACAGCTAATTCTCTCCAGCACTTGAGAAGACAG GCCTCTCGTAGCAAAGAGTATCAAAATCTAGCAGAGACAAAGGACGGTGAAGGCCTCTTATTTGGGCCAACTGTGCAGACATCAAAGAACACCGTGGACCTTCGGGGGATGCGAGTTGAGGAAGCTGCTCTTGAGCTTGATATGGCCATCTCTTCAAGGGGCCCACATTCGGTTCTCTTTATCATACATGGGATGGGCACTGGAGCTGTTAAGGAGCGTGCCCTCGAGATGTTAAGGAACCATCCTCGAGTGGCCAAGTACGAGCAGGAAAGCCCACTCAACTATGGATGCACAGTCGCCTATATCAG GGCCATTGCCCGAGTTATTAACCGGGTCCTGGGATCTGCCAGCATTCATCGAAGAAGTTGCTTGAATAAGACCAAAGTTCATGATGATTGCCGAAGGGCATTCGGCCAGTCCCTGGCATTCAAGGGGGACACAGTAAAGAGGCCGATTTGCCCATTCCAGATCCCTAGATCCAAAGCCAGGGACAGCAGAACCCTGCCCTCTGCCTGTTGCGGCACCAAAACAGCAATCTCCTGGGGGAACATCCGTACTGTACCCTTGGCCTGGTCTGGGAATAGGTTCGCCCGGTTTGAGAACAGTGGGCGTACCATCGCCCGGATTGTCTGCAGTGGCCGAACCGTACGTCGAACTGCCTGA
- the LOC116207500 gene encoding uncharacterized protein LOC116207500 isoform X2, protein MELARHSFTAINTRPPTLFSPSKALFKPTLSLPHPAESHSRRLALAQTLQSETLKILEWGFLCKQLSPFTSTSMGFRATEEAAIPIGETLGESVKLLDQTAAAVYAAESGPWDFSGIEDVTPIIEASARAEMLTVGEICRVQRMLVVARTMAEKLEAAAVADGGGADSSNRYSPLLDILHECNYQSELANKIGFCIDCSLSIILDRASEDLEIIRSERKRNMEDLDFLLKEASNRVFRAGGIDKPLVTKRRARLCVGVRASHKYLLPEGIVLDVSGSGATYFMEPKEAVELNNMEVRLSNAERAEEMAILSLLTSEIAEARSQIKYLMQRFREIDLAFARAAYAREVNGRCPILSSCGSEHLDIEGMQHPLLLASQRRLLDEENGTSASRNHKGSLADFPVPIDIKVNRATRVVVISGPNTGGKTASMKTLGLASLMSKAGMYVPAKNLPRLPWFNLVLADIGDQQSLEQNLSTFSGHISRIRDILEVASMESLVLIDEIGSGTDPSEGVALSSSILNYLKDRVNLAIVTTHYADLTLLREKDARFENAAMEFSLETLKPTYRVLWGSTGDSNALNIAESIGFNLNIIERARQWVEKLKPEREQERRGLLYQSLMEEKNQLEAHKKKAKSLHDEIMDLHNEIQSEAEGIGTREKALMGKETRIVQQELKDVEKQINSVVVDFERQLSEVRYDEINSLIRKSESAIASILEAHQPTDSLYDNKPDYVSYTPKYGEQVLVKGLGNKLAKVVEAPGDDGTVLVQFGKVRVRVNNSDVRAIAGSRKSHATANSLQHLRRQASRSKEYQNLAETKDGEGLLFGPTVQTSKNTVDLRGMRVEEAALELDMAISSRGPHSVLFIIHGMGTGAVKERALEMLRNHPRVAKYEQESPLNYGCTVAYIRAIARVINRVLGSASIHRRSCLNKTKVHDDCRRAFGQSLAFKGDTVKRPICPFQIPRSKARDSRTLPSACCGTKTAISWGNIRTVPLAWSGNRFARFENSGRTIARIVCSGRTVRRTA, encoded by the exons ATGGAGCTCGCTCGCCATAGCTTCACCGCCATTAACACCCGACCTCCGACTCTCTTCTCTCCATCCAAAGCCCTCTTCAAGCCAACCCTCTCACTCCCCCACCCGGCCGAGTCACACTCCCGTCGGCTCGCCCTCGCCCAGACCCTCCAGTCGGAGACCCTGAAGATCCTCGAATGGGGCTTCCTCTGCAAGCAGCTCTCCCCATTCACGTCCACCTCCATGGGCTTTCGCGCCACGGAGGAAGCCGCCATTCCGATAGGAGAGACCCTCGGGGAGAGCGTCAAGCTACTGGACCAGACCGCTGCCGCTGTTTATGCAGCCGAGTCCGGGCCCTGGGACTTCTCCGGGATCGAGGACGTGACGCCGATCATCGAGGCTTCCGCCAGGGCGGAGATGCTTACTGTCGGAGAGATTTGTAGGGTGCAGAGGATGCTGGTGGTTGCCAGGACCATGGCAGAGAAGTTAGAGGCGGCGGCCGTGGCAGATGGCGGTGGTGCGGACTCTTCGAATAG GTATTCTCCGCTTCTGGATATACTTCACGAATGCAACTACCAGTCGGAGTTGGCAAACAAGATAGGATTTTGTATAGATTGCAGTTTATCCATTATCCTCGATAGAGCTAGCGAAGATCTAGAGATTATTCGGTCGGAGAGGAAGAGAAACATGGAAGATTTAGACTTCCTGCTCAAGGAAGCGTCCAACCGGGTTTTTCGGGCAGGAGGAATTGACAAGCCCCTGGTAACGAAGCGGCGAGCTAGATTGTGTGTGGGAGTCAGGGCTTCACATAAGTATTTGCTTCCTGAAGGCATTGTTCTCGATGTTAGTGGTTCAGGTGCCACGTACTTTATGGAACCGAAAGAGGCTGTGGAGTTGAACAATATGGAAGTCAGGCTTTCTAATGCTGAAAGAGCCGAGGAAATGGCTATTCTGAGCTTGCTTACATCTGAAATAGCAGAAGCAAGGTCTCAGATAAAGTACTTGATGCAGAGATTTCGGGAAATTGATCTCGCTTTTGCTCGAGCTGCTTATGCTCGTGAAGTTAATGGCAGATGCCCGATTTTAAGCTCGTGCGGTTCCGAACACTTAGACATCGAGGGAATGCAACATCCACTCCTGCTTGCCTCTCAAAGGAGGTTGTTGGACGAAGAGAATGGTACATCGGCGAGTAGAAATCACAAAGGAAGCTTAGCTGATTTCCCTGTACCGATAGACATTAAAGTCAATCGTGCGACTCGGGTGGTTGTAATTTCAGGACCTAACACGGGAGGAAAGACCGCATCTATGAAAACTCTTGGGCTTGCTTCTCTCATGTCAAAAGCAGGCATGTATGTGCCTGCTAAGAACCTTCCCAGACTCCCGTGGTTTAATCTTGTTCTAGCTGACATCGGGGATCAACAG TCTTTGGAACAAAATCTATCAACATTTAGTGGGCATATATCTCGCATACGTGATATACTGGAAGTGGCCTCAATGGAATCTCTTGTCCTCATTGACGAGATTGGCAGCGGAACTGATCCTTCAGAAGGTGTGGCTCTTTCCTCGAGCATCTTGAATTATCTTAAAGATCGGGTTAATTTAGCCATAGTAACGACCCACTACGCGGACTTAACTCTTCTAAGGGAGAAGGATGCTCGATTCGAGAATGCCGCCATGGAGTTTTCACTAGAGACATTGAAGCCTACCTATAGGGTTCTCTGGGGAAGTACTGGCGATTCCAATGCACTAAACATTGCCGAGTCAATTGGTTTCAATCTCAACATCATTGAGAGAGCAAGACAGTGGGTGGAAAAGTTGAAGCCCGAAAGAGAGCAAGAGCGGAGAGGTTTGCTGTATCAGTCACTGATGGAGGAAAAAAACCAATTGGAAGCTCACAAAAAGAAAGCCAAGTCTCTTCATGACGAGATTATGGATCTTCATAATGAG ATCCAAAGTGAGGCAGAAGGTATTGGTACTCGGGAGAAAGCTTTAATGGGAAAGGAAACACGTATTGTTCAGCAAGAACTGAAGGATGTAGAGAAACAGATAAATTCTGTGGTAGTTGATTTTGAAAGGCAACTCAGCGAGGTAAGGTATGATGAGATTAATTCGCTCATCAGGAAGAGCGAATCAGCCATCGCCTCGATACTTGAAGCTCACCAGCCTACAGATTCCCTTTATGATAATAAGCCAGATTATGTCTCCTATACACCGAAGTATGGGGAGCAAGTCCTTGTAAAAGGACTTGGGAATAAGTTAGCTAAAGTTGTTGAAGCACCCGGAGATGACGGTACAGTCCTAGTCCAATTTGGCAAAGTGAGAGTCAGAGTGAACAATAGTGACGTTCGAGCGATTGCAGGCTCTAGAAAGAGTCATGCAACAGCTAATTCTCTCCAGCACTTGAGAAGACAG GCCTCTCGTAGCAAAGAGTATCAAAATCTAGCAGAGACAAAGGACGGTGAAGGCCTCTTATTTGGGCCAACTGTGCAGACATCAAAGAACACCGTGGACCTTCGGGGGATGCGAGTTGAGGAAGCTGCTCTTGAGCTTGATATGGCCATCTCTTCAAGGGGCCCACATTCGGTTCTCTTTATCATACATGGGATGGGCACTGGAGCTGTTAAGGAGCGTGCCCTCGAGATGTTAAGGAACCATCCTCGAGTGGCCAAGTACGAGCAGGAAAGCCCACTCAACTATGGATGCACAGTCGCCTATATCAG GGCCATTGCCCGAGTTATTAACCGGGTCCTGGGATCTGCCAGCATTCATCGAAGAAGTTGCTTGAATAAGACCAAAGTTCATGATGATTGCCGAAGGGCATTCGGCCAGTCCCTGGCATTCAAGGGGGACACAGTAAAGAGGCCGATTTGCCCATTCCAGATCCCTAGATCCAAAGCCAGGGACAGCAGAACCCTGCCCTCTGCCTGTTGCGGCACCAAAACAGCAATCTCCTGGGGGAACATCCGTACTGTACCCTTGGCCTGGTCTGGGAATAGGTTCGCCCGGTTTGAGAACAGTGGGCGTACCATCGCCCGGATTGTCTGCAGTGGCCGAACCGTACGTCGAACTGCCTGA
- the LOC116207501 gene encoding uncharacterized protein LOC116207501 isoform X2, whose protein sequence is MMPQQWGSPCGSQCTSKYAALIQIPWRVFCKKGCDADGETWEECLAECNEICYKDPVLKDQQWSAYIDRSPGADNYSEFKIHPEKVHQVRSNRPPKPPPPVRKPIEPASQPRSPSEDVPCTSA, encoded by the exons ATGATGCCTCAGCAATGGGGCTCTCCTTGCGGGAGCCAATGCACGAGCAAGTACGCCGCCCTCATACAGATTCCCT GGAGAGTATTTTGCAAAAAGGGTTGCGATGCAGATGGAGAGACATGGGAAGAAT GTTTGGCCGAATGCAATGAGATTTGTTACAAGGACCCCGTTTTGAAGGACCAACAGTGGAGTGCTTACATAGATCGTTCTCCTGGTGCTGACAATTACTCCGAG TTCAAAATCCATCCAGAGAAGGTCCATCAAGTTCGGTCTAATAGGCCACCCAAGCCTCCTCCACCTGTTCGGAAGCCAATTGAACCTGCTTCCCAACCTCGCTCACCCTCCGAAGACGTTCCCTGTACTTCTGCGTAG
- the LOC116207501 gene encoding uncharacterized protein LOC116207501 isoform X1 — translation MMPQQWGSPCGSQCTSKYAALIQIPWRVFCKKGCDADGETWEECLAECNEICYKDPVLKDQQWSAYIDRSPGADNYSEKCFHACVSGCGYKFKIHPEKVHQVRSNRPPKPPPPVRKPIEPASQPRSPSEDVPCTSA, via the exons ATGATGCCTCAGCAATGGGGCTCTCCTTGCGGGAGCCAATGCACGAGCAAGTACGCCGCCCTCATACAGATTCCCT GGAGAGTATTTTGCAAAAAGGGTTGCGATGCAGATGGAGAGACATGGGAAGAAT GTTTGGCCGAATGCAATGAGATTTGTTACAAGGACCCCGTTTTGAAGGACCAACAGTGGAGTGCTTACATAGATCGTTCTCCTGGTGCTGACAATTACTCCGAG AAGTGCTTTCACGCCTGTGTATCAGGATGTGGATACAAG TTCAAAATCCATCCAGAGAAGGTCCATCAAGTTCGGTCTAATAGGCCACCCAAGCCTCCTCCACCTGTTCGGAAGCCAATTGAACCTGCTTCCCAACCTCGCTCACCCTCCGAAGACGTTCCCTGTACTTCTGCGTAG
- the LOC116207501 gene encoding uncharacterized protein LOC116207501 isoform X3, translated as MQMERHGKNRNTMKGLAECNEICYKDPVLKDQQWSAYIDRSPGADNYSEKCFHACVSGCGYKFKIHPEKVHQVRSNRPPKPPPPVRKPIEPASQPRSPSEDVPCTSA; from the exons ATGCAGATGGAGAGACATGGGAAGAAT AGGAACACTATGAAAG GTTTGGCCGAATGCAATGAGATTTGTTACAAGGACCCCGTTTTGAAGGACCAACAGTGGAGTGCTTACATAGATCGTTCTCCTGGTGCTGACAATTACTCCGAG AAGTGCTTTCACGCCTGTGTATCAGGATGTGGATACAAG TTCAAAATCCATCCAGAGAAGGTCCATCAAGTTCGGTCTAATAGGCCACCCAAGCCTCCTCCACCTGTTCGGAAGCCAATTGAACCTGCTTCCCAACCTCGCTCACCCTCCGAAGACGTTCCCTGTACTTCTGCGTAG